A window of Acinonyx jubatus isolate Ajub_Pintada_27869175 chromosome E4, VMU_Ajub_asm_v1.0, whole genome shotgun sequence contains these coding sequences:
- the LOC128313107 gene encoding collagen alpha-1(I) chain-like, which translates to MAPGWRLCGCARGETRAAAPEEHGQPPPRRRRRRRRRRRQRGSRRCRTRTPSSLQAPSSVGAPCPAPHPAFFALAAPLAVWGLFSRRDARLADEREAALVGTTERRPGPCVGPGSGRTPSRGRGLPCGRGGRSGAGVGWGVARAERLCGAGRRGQAGAGVGRQPERGRAPGWPAAAVLVSIVVSIPACHAGDRGSIPRRGGKTPFLVACAALGPTSCSRGAGALLLGRPSSGRRRVPGLPTVHRPQRFAWLEAGRWVAAAQPGPRVVPAAATASSSATCRPAAQPPWVSLGWEADGSGPVWMREVVWPGARPLCSFRRRAGPGRAGPLAAGRGGRGRRRAGDVAGLPSRPPRARERPGGQSALQRRAAVGAGSRAPGAGRRAGRWACRAGGRARRPAGAAESEERGWGAGRPEPVVAGARGGRAELRPGGTSGQGCAGRRRRRQRRESAKARRRRSAPWAGRVGPARAVQRWWYSGPPGAGSGGRRAGPLGAGRWALGTWPQAACGCEGGRRAAFCGCRQRAGWTAWGPRAAGRAEAGASGPKRSRVGGMEALGPGGAGQARSLSLPGGLVVRIRRSHRRGPGSIPGQGSLSSSSGPPGPPLPAGRAEPPTVPSPVHPHHPLLAHASTPGQSWLARRGRRRHDGGVHTRPPATPRRAAPASPCHLGGSEPFGLAGPPEALGIASPLAPPPPPARARARLSPSLPQPETRVAGAASVPGRDHQCARCGGAGRVVQVSHAQPRVPSPGRAPLGPATSRAASLPHAGRERHDLAGCVSPRGRREDPRGTPVLGADASAESDRRAREVEEGRGIRARAFPAGLWDVAPRDASYKDVAQEEGVPTVQAHPPSGAPLPLTGPAPALALARQRKGT; encoded by the exons ATGGCGCCCGGCTGGCGGCTGTGTGGGTGCGCAAGGGGCGAGACACGCGCGGCGGCCCCGGAGGAGCACGGCCAGCcgcctccccgccgccgccgccgccgccgccgccgccgccgccagcgcGGCTCCCGTCGCTGTCGCACCCGcacccccagctccctgcagGCCCCGTCCAGCGTCGGCGCCccttgccctgctccccaccccgcctTCTTCGCCCTCGCAGCCCCGCTTGCCGTCTGGGGCCTTTTCTCCCGGCGCGATGCCCGCCTGGCAGACGAGAGAGAGGCAGCGCTCGTTGGGACTACTGAGCGCCGTCCGGGTCCGTGTGTGGGCCCCGGGTCCGGGCGGACTCCGAGTCGGGGCCGGGGGCTGCCGTGCGGGAGAGGGGGCCGAAGCGGGGCTGGGGTCGGGTGGGGCGTGGCCCGTGCCGAGCGCCTGTGCGGGGCAGGGCGTcgagggcaggcaggggcaggcgTGGGGAGGCAGCCGGAGAGGGGTCGGGCGCCCGGGTGGCCGGCCGCCGCCGTCCTCGTTAGTATAGTGGTGAGTATCCCCGCCTGTCACGCGGGAGACCGGGGTTCGATTCCCCGACGGGGAGGCAAGACGCCCTTTTTGGTGGCCTGCGCAGCTCTGGGTCCCACCTCTTGCTCCCGAGGGGCAGGGGCGCTTCTTCTCGGCCGTCCGTCGTCCGGCCGGCGGCGCGTGCCCGGCCTGCCCACCGTCCACCGGCCCCAGCGCTTTGCGTGGCTCGAGGCCGGACGCTGGGTCGCCGCCGCGCAGCCGGGGCCTCGTGTGGTCCCCGCGGCAGCCACAGCGAGCTCCTCGGCGACGTGCCGCCCAGCCGCGCAGCCGCCGTGGGTGTCGCTCGGGTGGGAGGCAGATGGGTCCGGTCCCGTCTGGATGCGGGAGGTGGTGTGGCCTGGCGCCCGCCCCCTCTGCTCCTTCCGGCGCCgggctgggccgggccgggccgggccgctAGCTGCGGGCCGCGGAGGACGCGGAAGACGCCGGGCCGGGGACGTGGCGGGGCTCCCCAGCCGGCCTCCGAGGGCCCGAGAGCGGCCAGGCGGCCAGAGCGCCCTCCAGAGGCGGGCGGCGGTGGGCGCCGGGAGCCGGGCGCCGGGCGCGGGGCGAAGGGCGGGCAGGTGGGCGTGCCGGGCGGGCGGGCGTGCCCGGCGACCGGCCGGCGCAGCTGAGTCGGAGGAGCGAGGCTGGGGCGCCGGGCGGCCGGAGCCCGTGGTGGCCGGAGCCCGTGGTGGCCGGGCAGAGCTGCGGCCGGGCGGGACGTCGGGGCAGGGCTgcgccgggcggcggcggcggcggcagcggcgagAGAGCGCCAAGGCGAGAAGGCGACGGAGCGCACCCTGGGCCGGCCGCGTCGGGCCGGCCCGGGCCGTGCAGcgttggtggtatagtg GCCCGCCGGGCGCTGGCAGTGGGGGACGGCGTGCCGGCCCACTGGGCGCTGGGCGCTGGGCGCTGGGCACGTGGCCCCAGGCGGCGTGCGGGTGCGAGGGCGGCCGGCGCGCAGCGTTTTGCGGGTGCCGCCAGCGGGCCGGGTGGACTGCGTGGGGCCCGCGGGCGGCTGGACGTGCAGAGGCAGGGGCCTCGGGGCCCAAGCGGAGCCGCGTGGGTGGAATGGAGGCGCTGGGTCCAGGGGGCGCAGGCCAGGCGCGCAGCCTGTCGCTCCCTGGTGGTCTAGTGGTTAGGATTCGGCGCTCTCACCGCCGCGGCCCGGGTTCGATTCCCGGTCAGGGaagcctttcttcttcctctggcccTCCGGGGCCTCCCCTCCCGGCCGGCCGAGCCGAGCCACCCACCGTCCCGTCCCCAGTGCACCCGCACCACCCCCTTTTAGCCCACGCCAGCACGCCAGGCCAGAGCTGGCTAGCTCGTCGCGGGCGCCGCCGCCACGATGGAGGGGTGCACACAAGGCCACCTGCCACGCCCCGACGGGCAGCCCCAGCCTCGCCCTGCCACCTCGGCGGGTCCGAGCCTTTTGGCCTGGCTGGCCCACCGGAGGCCCTTGGCATCGCctctcccctcgccccccccccccctcccgcccgcgCACGCGCTCGCCTGTCACCTTCGCTTCCACAGCCCGAGACGCGAGTGGCCGGGGCGGCCTCTGTCCCCGGCCGCGACCACCAGT GTGCCCGCTGTGGCGGTGCTGGGCGCGTGGTTCAGGTGAGCCACGCGCAGCCCCGAGTCCCGTCACCTGGCCGAGCCCCCCTCGGGCCTGCGACCTCTCGGGCGGCTTCCCTGCCCCACGCGGGGCGGGAGCGCCACGACCTGGCTGGCTGCGTCTCTCCCCGGGGACGGAGAGAGGACCCCAGGGGCACGCCGGTCTTGGGCGCCGATGCGAGCGCAGAGTCCGACCGCCGTGCccgggaggtggaggagggaagaggcatCCGGGCACG AGCCTTTCCAGCAGGCCTCTGGGACGTTGCCCCTCGGGACGCCAGCTACAAGGACGTGGCTCAAGAGGAGGGCGTTCCCACGGTTCAGGCACATCCTCCTTCCGGcgcgcccctccccctcaccggccccgcccctgccctcgcCCTCGCCCGTCAGAGAAAAGGGACTTGA